A stretch of DNA from Synechococcus sp. JA-3-3Ab:
GAGGTGCCGGAAAAGGTGGAGCGGGGCTTTGCTGCCCTGCTGCCGGCAGCCGCAGAGCTGGATGAGCAAAAGCGGCTTATTGGCGGCCTCTACCGCGGCATCCGCATCCTCAACCTCTACGTGCCCAATGGCGAGGCGGTGGGATCTGACAAGTACGCCTACAAGTTGCGCTGGCTGGCCTGCCTGAAAGACTACCTCCAGGTGGCCCTCGACCAAGGGCAGCCTATTCTGCTCTGTGGCGACTTCAACATCGCCCCGGAAGATCGGGATATCTACGATCCCGGCAAAGCCGGAGAAATCATGGCCTCTGAGCCGGAGCGGCAGGCCCTGCAGAAGATCCTGGCTTTGGGCTTTGAGGATGCCTTTCGCAAGTTTAACCCGGACCCTGGACATTTTAGCTGGTGGGACTACCGCGGGGGTGGATTCCAGAAGAATCGGGGCTGGCGCATTGACCACCTCTACCTTTCCCCCTTGCTTCAGGACAAAGCTACGGCTTGCTGGATCGACGTCGAGCCGCGGCGGGCAGAAAAGCCCAGCGACCATGCCCCTGTGGTTGTGGAGCTGGCAGTCTAAAACCCTAAGCCGCTCCCTTGAGACAACAGCGGCTATCTACGCTAGGCTGGTAGACGTTAACGAATGTATCGGGCTGCCGCCATGGCGCTCTTTGGTTTCGGCAAACTGAGCAAGAAACTGACCCTGCCTACCCCGGAGGAGGCTTTGCCGGGCCGCTCCGAGCCAATGGCAATCGTTAACCGGCACTACGTCAAGGGCACGCCCCTGAAGCCCCCTTTTCCCGAGGGGATGGAGCTAGCCATGTTTGGCATGGGCTGCTTCTGGGGAGCGGAGCGCAGGTTTTGGCAGTTGCCTGGGGTGTTCACCACTGCAGTGGGCTATGCGGGCGGGTATACTCCCAACCCCACCTATGAAGAGGTCTGCACTGGCTTGACTGGCCACAACGAGGTGGTGCGGGTGGTTTACGATCCCAGCCAGATTAGCTACCTCCAGCTCTTGAAAGTCTTTTGGGAAAACCACGATCCCACCCAGGGGATGCGCCAGGGCAATGATGTGGGCACTCAGTATCGCTCCGGCATCTACGTCTATTCCCAGACCCAGCGGGAGCTGGCGGAAAAAACCCGCGACCTCTACCAGCAAGTCCTGAGCGCCCACGGCTGCGGCCCCATCACCACTGAGATCCTGGAGGCTCCAGAGTTCTACTACGCCGAAGACTACCACCAGCAGTACCTCGCCAAAAACCCGCGCGGCTACTGCGGCCTGGGGGGAACTGGGGTACCGCTGCCGGAGCTCCTCACCCCCGACCTTTCTCCCTAGAGAGAGAG
This window harbors:
- the xth gene encoding exodeoxyribonuclease III — encoded protein: MQVATWNVNSIRTRLPQVLAWLDKQGSLDVLCLQETKVVDAEFPRAPFEERGFHVEVYGQKAYNGVALISREVPEKVERGFAALLPAAAELDEQKRLIGGLYRGIRILNLYVPNGEAVGSDKYAYKLRWLACLKDYLQVALDQGQPILLCGDFNIAPEDRDIYDPGKAGEIMASEPERQALQKILALGFEDAFRKFNPDPGHFSWWDYRGGGFQKNRGWRIDHLYLSPLLQDKATACWIDVEPRRAEKPSDHAPVVVELAV
- the msrA gene encoding peptide-methionine (S)-S-oxide reductase MsrA codes for the protein MALFGFGKLSKKLTLPTPEEALPGRSEPMAIVNRHYVKGTPLKPPFPEGMELAMFGMGCFWGAERRFWQLPGVFTTAVGYAGGYTPNPTYEEVCTGLTGHNEVVRVVYDPSQISYLQLLKVFWENHDPTQGMRQGNDVGTQYRSGIYVYSQTQRELAEKTRDLYQQVLSAHGCGPITTEILEAPEFYYAEDYHQQYLAKNPRGYCGLGGTGVPLPELLTPDLSP